Proteins from one Ricinus communis isolate WT05 ecotype wild-type chromosome 9, ASM1957865v1, whole genome shotgun sequence genomic window:
- the LOC8260803 gene encoding biotin--protein ligase 1, chloroplastic isoform X5, whose product MDNSSSSTCTLILSGYSAVENEIAQSLKQSSSIKHPDDDEITLLLESEISIPEKENSFDQQLFFNNLSTNRFGRLLIWSPRLTSTQDFVSHNFYELPIGTVCVADTQSKGRGWLEAWESPLGSLLFTFKVEMVDVGAANKLQFVISLAVTEAIKDVCQKNGLPVLDVKIKWPAYLYLNGQRVGGILCNSTYKSKKFNISAGIGLNVDNEKPTTCLNAVLRELSPAASQLRREEILAAFFNKFESLYDLLINQGLQSLEELFDRAWHREMENGLHCSSV is encoded by the exons ATGGATAATAGCAGCAGTTCAACCTGTACACTGATATTATCAGGATATTCAGCTGTAGAGAATGAAATCGCACAATCTCTGAAGCAAAGTAGCTCTATAAAACACCCTGACGATGACGAAATTACTTTACTCCTGGAATCGGAGATCTCTAtaccagaaaaagaaaattctttcGATCAGCAACTTTTCTTTAACAATCTTTCTACTAATCGATTCGGCAGGTTACTTATTTGGTCTCCGCGGTTAACTTCCACGCAGGATTTCGTCTCACA CAATTTCTATGAGCTTCCGATTGGTACTGTTTGTGTTGCTGATACTCAGTCTAAAGGGAGAg GTTGGTTGGAGGCTTGGGAATCTCCATTAGGTTCTCTATTGTTTACTTTTAAGGTTGAAATGGTGGACGTGGGTGCAGCGAATAAGTTAcaatttgtaatttctttaGCAGTTACTGAGGCAATAAAAGATGTTTGTCAAAAAAAT GGCTTACCAGTTCTagatgttaaaataaaatggccAGCTTATCTTTACTTAAATGGCCAAAGAGTTGGTGGCATCCTATGCAATTCAACGTATAAATCAAAGAAGTTCAACATCAGTGCTG GTATAGGTTTGAACGTTGACAATGAGAAACCAACAACATGCTTAAATGCTGTACTAAGAGAATTATCACCTGCTGCATCACAATtaagaagagaagaaattcttgcagcattctttaataaatttgagagTCTCTATGATCTTCTCATAAATCAAG GATTGCAATCTCTTGAAGAGCTGTTTGACAGAGCATGGCATAG
- the LOC107261554 gene encoding uncharacterized protein LOC107261554 translates to MAENISTNGKFVQSAIPRFDGYYEHRAKLMENFLRAKEYWSVIEEGIDSVPAGTQATEAQMKVIEEQQLKDRKKFKGSTRMKRAQLQTLKTEFELLRMKEGETVNAYFGRTLSIAKRIKACGEVVQEREIMGKILRSLVPKFNYVVCSIEESNNVDTLTVDELQSSLLIHEQRMKNVDGEEQVLLKVTHEVKVDKGRGEDEEEAEEMEEENHSIKLMWNATVVTILVTSNMNVLLWENKQIISS, encoded by the exons ATGGCTGAGAATATCAGTACCAACGGAAAGTTTGTACAATCAGCGATTCCAAGGTTTGATGGATACTATGAACACAGGGCAAAGCTGATGGAAAATTTCCTTCGTGCAAAGGAATATTGGAGTGTAATTGAGGAAGGGATTGATTCAGTTCCAGCAGGCACTCAGGCAACAGAAGCACAGATGAAGGTAATCGAGGAGCAACAGCTAAAAGATAGAAAG AAATTCAAGGGTTCCACGAGGATGAAGAGGGCTCAACTCCAGACACTGAAGACAGAATTTGAACTCCTCAGAATGAAGGAAGGAGAGACTGTTAATGCATATTTCGGGCGTACTCTTTCCATTGCCAAACGCATAAAAGCATGTGGAGAGGTAGTGCAGGAGAGGGAAATTATGGGAAAGATTCTCAGATCTCTAGTCCcgaaatttaattatgttgtaTGTTCTATTGAAGAGTCCAATAATGTTGACACTCTTACAGTCGACGAACTTCAAAGTAGTCTCCTTATCCACGAGCAGAGAATGAAGAACGTTGATGGGGAAGAACAAGTCTTACTGAAGGTGACTCATGAAGTGAAAGTAGATAAAGGAAGGGGAGAGGATGAGGAAGAGGCAGAGGAAATGGAAGAGGAAAATCATTCAATAAAGCTAATGTGGAATGCTACCGTTGTCACAATCTTGGTCACTTCCAATATGAATGTCCTACTTTgggaaaacaaacaaattatTTCGAGCTAG